The sequence AAATGACTAATGTGTAACCTTTATGGTGTCACTCATACTAACAAGTCAGAGAATTATCGTCCAGCTCTGCAGTTCCTGTAAGCCCTTACAGCTGTAGCGTTTTTAAGCTCATTTTTTGGGGTTTTAGGCTCACACctttactgtttttacttccacacacagcaggcaaTCGTTTCCAACAAATAAAAGCTGTGATAAACCCACTGTTCTGTCTCCGCACACCActacacaacacacagataAAATTAGTGGCTTGCTGGTGATCGCAGTGGGGCACTTAGCAACTAAAGAGCCAGACAGGAGTTGGCGAAGACCTAAACGAAGCTTAAAGGACTGAATATAGGACTTGTATTAGTCAAGTGACCGTTAACATAACTACAAATGAACACTACTGTAGTGCACATGCGCCGACTGTGTATGCAGTCTGTTGTCGTTGCTTTGCGTCTTGTGAAGGTGTGTTCATATAAAAGTGTATGCTGATTGCTAACGTTTTTGCCTTAACAAAGTATACAATGATAATATGTCAAACTTGTGTGTAAAGCTTGCTAGCAGCAAATAGCCCAAATTTATTAATACCCTTGTTATCTCacaatttacaaaaaaacacccactgagtggcagttttaaaatgtttattaaaaaataaaatagaaaaaaatatatttacataaaaatgtcaaaaaaagaaaacaaacaaagccccccccaaaaaaagaaaagggaaaaaaaaggaaaacaaaagctggGCAGTGGACCTCTCAGGAAGCCAGAAGCTTGGTGTCCATTGAGAGGGTCACCGCTCGCATGAATTAGCCAGGACACAGAGGGGCTGCCACCTTTCTCTAAACGGCAGCCACCAGTTAAAATGCCTCACTGCATCGCAATGAGGGCAATATTACATTGCAtctacatgtacatgtgtacGTCAAAATCTCAGCGGTCCTAGCGCACTCTGTATTGACACCCTTTACAGTGACTTAGAATCAGTCATTGTGAAGTGAAGGTGACGTGATAGTGCACAAACAAGCGTGCTGTTTAACCTCTTCCACCACCATCCATATAGAGCAGAAGCAATGGAGGAAAAGTGAATACAGAGTGAGCTTCACTGGACTGCTGAGATCCACAGAGATTTTAATCCATACAGACTTCCTAGGATACTGCATGTCGAGTTTTTGCTGTGAAGATGCAGGCAACTCTAACCCAGTCAACGATGTTCCATTACCAATTTCATTCTCAGCCTCTCATCAGTGCTGGTTCTCATCTTTTAAAGCAGATGCGGCTGTCAGGGATGCAGTTGGAAAAAGTTGAAAGGCCAACAACATATACGTTGTTATCCAACTTAGATTTCCGCTAGGACCGTAACTGAGCATTTCATACGCTCATGTGATGACCTGCCTATGGATGGAAATAATTACTTGTGGAATAATTATCCATGGGGAATCACAGGGTGACAGAGTAAGAAAGTATGGCTGGGCACATTTTGGAAAAACACCAAAGTCTGTGGCTCCCACAATTCTTATTTTATTGGTCAAATCATTAAACGTGTAAGCAATTTCTCTATAGGAAAGTGACGGTTAGCTCATAACCTACTTTGCCTGTGAGTCATCGGTCAAAGCAGGAGCCCTTTCTCTGAAATCAAATTGATGTAGTAGTTGTAGTTTTGACTGAAGAATCAGAGTTGCCATGgtttaaagagaaacaaaacataaaaattactGAATAGAGTTTTAGTAAAAGGTACAGAATTGTTGCTGGACACTTTGGCCCCTTCTGAAGTGCACCTGCAGAGTGCAAGTCGCTCTCTGGGTGCACTTGTTCATGAGCCGTTGGGCATCTGATTAAAAACCTGCGGTGGCAAGTCACGAGTCTCAATACTTTCTCACACACGTTTCACTATGTCACACACTACACAGACCCAGACCCAACCACTGACATTAACATCCCCCATTCCTTACATCTGACAGATACATGTAGAAAACTAGACTTTGATACATGTCAGGACCTTCGTACAAATACAAGGGGGTGGGGTTAGGGGATGTGGATGGAGTTTCACATGTGTTGGCTTGTGAGTGTGTCAGTCAGTAACATTACTCCAGTCCAACAAGCAGTGTTTGtcatttggaggaaaaaaaaaaacccaaatggAAAGACAAGAGATgacaataattataataatccACTTGCATAGTAATAACACCAGCGTGTGTACTGTTGTGGGCGAGTCACAGCCATCGACAGtcctgtctgtgagtgtgtgtatttgtgtgacacGGTGTGCTCGCAGGAAACGACGTACACACGCTCcaagtaaacacaaagaaaggcATTGCAAACAATTAGCGGAAGTACCTGGCAATCAAATATACACAAGATTCCTGAATGGAATCAAAATATAATTCCCTTTCACTAGGGTCCTTGGTTAAGGAAGACTCGccctccctttccctccctccccctccctctcctttgtCCAGGAGCACAAAGGAGAAAACCTTATCGCTGAGCATCTTAGTGTTGGTCTGCACTGATTTACAGCTGTGGGCAAGAGCTGACCTCAGCCCTGGGGATCAGATTTCCACAAACGTGTTCCTCGACTAGAAGAGGATTTCCCTGACCTGGAATCAGTGGCTTCCTGCTCTCTTACCCTAATCTTGATCTTCAATTTCAAGTCAGATAAGCCACTGCCTTCTCGGCCCCACCTCTCCtacatgtaataaaaaaaaaagagagaagcacaaaaatgaaaacccaCTAGCATATATGTTGAACAGAACAGGCTCTTTCAGACCAAAATCCTGCACTGTCTGgaagcttttcttttaaaatcttcTCCAGTGGAGAGAAAGATGGCCAAGACAAAAATGCCAGCCTTCCCCTGACCGACAAAATATGGCAACAACATAGTCCCAtaggttacacacacacacacacacacacacacaatcttgaGGTGGCACTACTAAAGCACTATCTGTTCAGGAGCTACCTCTTTTAGGCCAAAACAGAAGTACATTCTCTCCCCTCACGTCTCAGGATATCCCAGGGTGCAATTTTTATCCTTCTACTTCCCTCCAGGATGCCTCAGACTAACTGGACCGAGGAACAAAAATTTCACGAGGAATTTTATGTTAACCTCGCCCATTTTCACAAGGCAGCTGAAGAAAAATGGAAGGAATATCAAGATACGGGAGCTTTGCATCCCTTTCTGTTCCCGCTTCTCTtggacaaacacaacaacacaaataaagagaggagagaaaaagagagagggaggtggccTTTGAACTGGGGTCCATCTCAACCTAATGACAGACAggcacattcacactcacacacacatattcacacacaaaacaactgCTGAATGCACCCCAGAAATGCTGCCTGGGACAGATTTCgtaaacaaaatttaaaattctacaaaaataaaacagtataaAATGCTTTTACATACCcacacaaaaaattaaataagcaTTTACTTTAGTTCCCCcaaaaaattaacattattgcacaaaatgtaaaacagtttgttttttaactgtatatatatataaaaaaaaaagtaatactGAACCGCAAGCAGCTTGGCTGCAAGGGTCAAGACGAGGTCAAGTGAACTTGGCAATGGCATCACCCCcaaatccaacaaaaaaaaaaaaacaggaactgACCTGAAACGGACACgaggaaagcaaaacaaatactgAAAGTGATGTAATACTGAAAATATGACTCTGAACTAAAGTCATGCAGAAACGGATAGGAAGAGATAGTAGGAGGAAGATGCAGAGCTGAGGGCTGTGGTTCCATGTGGTGGCAGCCCAAGAGTACAAACTGCTGGTCTCTggtcctctgtctgtctgtccatcctcCTTCAAGACGAACGAAGAGCCACGGTCTTGCAGccagagaagagagggaggaaaaattGGGGGAAGTGGAGTGGTTTCTATCTGCTGAGGCTAACCGGTAGGCTGTCCCTCTTTCTGCGTCGCCATGTGTTGCggtgatactgtgtgtgtgtgtgtccgcggTTAGCTAGAACAGGGTTGTTGACCAGTGGCGGGTTGTGGAAGCCCTTCATATTGAACTTGGCTCCATTCTGAGAAGgagtggaaaaaagagagagaaagaaaaacatggataTTTTCTTTATGGATGATAAAGGAAATTAGGTTTACTCATTTCATTGTTCTAACGGACAGAACATTTGTTACATTTGTGATACTGTTCaataaagatttttctttgaTATTTCTTGCTGAAAGTTAGATAAGAATATGGACACCACTCTtatgtctgtatgctaaatacTGTATGAAGCACACAGACAAGAGATGACAATAATTACAGGGCCACGTAACTCGTTAGCATCAAAgctgaaagcagcagagaacagctagcctgactcactttaaatgctgaaaaaaaagggTCCATGAAGGTCCATACCAGCATATCTAAAGCTCTGTAATTATATGTTGAAGACAATATGATGTGGTTTTGCAGTGTGTTATATGCAAGTCTATTTTTTTACTTCCGAAAAAAGCCAGATGCTTCCCACTGCCTTCACTGTGcatgttaagctaagctaagctaactgcctgctggctgtagcttcatgaTTAATGTACATATAGGAGGTGGTAACAACCTTCACTTCTAACTCTTACAAAGAAAGTGGATAAACATATTCCCAATATGCTGAACTACTCTTTCAATACGACTGTATGCCCTACGAACTAAAAACTGGCTTAAACTGTTATGGATAAGTTGTTtatgtcattttcacacattacaCACCTGATGTTGGAACATCAGGcctcagagcagcagtgatAGTTTCAGTGTTTACTGCTCACTTATAGACTACGTTCATATCTATATAATCTGTTACACAAATAGTCTGAATGTAAAGTAAAACGGAATGTacgtgagagagagagagagcgagaaacCAGACATTTGACAAAGAATGGATAGATAATAGATAATACGAGATggaaagtctgtgtgtgtttgtgtgtgtgtgtgtgtgcgtgagagagagatagagagagagagtgagagagagagagacaagttAGCCTTGACAGTgcgtttgagtgtgtttgtggcaTCCGGCGCCtaccttgtgtgtgtggctggagTGGGGGCTGGGCGGAGGCTGGGGGCTGGAGGGGGCAGGGGCATGAGCATGGGCTGGGGGGGGCATGTGGAAGAAGGGGGGGAGCCCGGTGTCTATACACACCTGTCTGCCAGGTATGGAGTGCATTGCTAGACCACCGGGCAGTGAGACACGAGCCTGGATGATGGAAAGGACAATAATTATTTATAGGAAAGAGCAATAACTTTGAATTGTTTTGTCAATCATTCTCTTAATGCTTCCTAATCCGGAATCCTCtaatcatttttacttttaatttccATACACAATCAAATACAATCCCTAGTGCCAGCAGTTACTGCTCTGTCTCTACCTGAGAGCCTGGAGGCATAAGGAGATGGTGTCCTCCCATGCCAGGTTTGCCCGTGCCCATGCTGAGGCCCGGCGGTAAAGCTAAGCCCAGAGGCGGGAAAGACGGGTATGGAGGGAGGGCTGGCGGAGGGACGGGACACGGGAGCGTTGAATCAGAGTCCTGgcaaatcacacaaaaaagGATGAAACAATGAGCAAGGTTGTCATTTGTAGttactctgtctttctccattGTGTTGGACGCCAATTACACaatcacaaaaaatacatatactgtacttCTGTCTGCAACAAGGTCGTGGTTAAATTGTCATGGTTTGTTTGATTTGGCTACAACAGAGAAGCGGTTAAGTTGAATAACTCTTCTCTATGTCACAATTTACCTGACAACACTTCATGTTTCTTGCTGCCATTTTtgttaggggaaaaaaaacccaaacagatCAAGTGCTTataaagagagtgtgtgtgccgATCAGCTTGGCCTGCATGTGTTTACTTACATTGTCTGACCCGGACAGCGATGAGACAGACGAGGCCGAAGAGTGCTGCTGGGGGCTGGAGATGGACATGGGGGAGTCTGCGCTGTGGGGTGACACCGAGTCCCGTTGCTGCTCCTCTGAACCAACACCACCGCCAAGTACAGAGGGCTCCTGCTCCGACACCGGCTCCTTGGGAGGGGAAActacaaaaaagacaaatgaaaagattCAGTAATTCACGTGTTCTGCATGTCaggattttattatttacacataaaaaaatgacttcCTATTCAGTAGTCTACCAAGAGCTCAaatttattcttttaataaaaTTTCGTGAGCTGTTCAATAAGGTGTAGCTCATCTACAGCAAAAGTTCCTATTTTGTAAGGAAGTCATTTTCCTTTATTAGAATAAAACTCTTAATCATGGACTCCTCTTGGTTTCAAGCAGTTTTTCTGCATTACTATAGAATTCTATATTTGGTCTGAGGAATACCTCTGTTCTCTGTTCGAGCCACGTCCCTGCCCCCCCACTTCTTAATGATCCATTCCCTGTAGTCGATCACTTCCTGGGTCAGTCTGATTATCCTGCCCAAGGTGCtgcaggggagagaaagagggatttTAAAAGAGCACTAATTTTATTCTGGGCATCTTTAGTATTGTTCAATGAACTGTATACCAACCTTTCAGAGTCTTTGTTGGGATATGACCGTGCAAGTGGGGACACAGCATGACTCAGGACAGTGTAAGCATAATCAAGCACCTGCTTGACATGCATGGCACCATAGGAGCCCCTCCCTACATCGTTAcctacagacaaacacagcaacacaataGTAAATATTAGGGCGTAAAAAGCAACAGTCTGTCCCAGTAAGTTCTGCAATATTCAACCTTAATAATTTCTATAGCCTTCTTTACTTTACTTGCTCTAAACTCTTCCCTTGCTGTGGCATATTCCATGTTCAAGCATATATTTACACTACACCATATGGTAGAACTCTGCTGCTATACACTGCAGTCAGACCTCCAAAAATATGTCTAACTGTATGAATTACGGACTTGAAACCATTACGTCTAAAATTCCTTATGCAATTAGAGcatatttcaaattattatGATGACATAagtttgacaaagaaaacaaaccaaatgcaGTTTATATGTTGCTTTCAGCCCAATGACCCTGTATTCCATTGTGGTCGATCAGTTGTATTCACTGTAGTCATTGTaaagctgtgaaacacacacctgGAAGCAGAGGGTCCTCTATGCAGAGCATGGATGGCCTGTATCCATTAGTCATGGCCTTCATGATCTCCTCTTTGGCTACGTATGCACCTCCATCTTTGATACGAATCCCAGTTTTCAAGTAGTTGAAATGGCGACCATACAGCTCAAAGAACTCTATCAGCAAGACACCCAAATTCTTATTGGGGATTCTGGCATCAATGCGAGGGTGGAGCTGAAGAGCAAGCGCAGGATTagattttgtttaaaacatttactgtgtattaaaaatgaataccAATTATGTCTACAGTTACTACCTTAAGAAACACTACGGCTATTATACAACAACACCGCCACTACCATGATAAGCATGTCAACTTTCATAAACACTGCTGTTGCCTCTAAAATAGCTTTAAAAAGAGCAACTGCGAACACATCCAGAGtatttttttgctctttttacaACATGGTTTGTCTTTAGGTGTGTATCTGAATTTTGGTGTACCTGTAGGAAGCTGATGACCATGAGGATGAGGCTGTAAGAGCTGATTCCCCCGGTGAAGACTTCATTCAGATCTCTCTGCAGCAGAAACTGCTTCAGCACAAAGATCAGGTAAGGCAGCACCGGATACCTCTGAAAGAGACAAACGTGGAATAATGTGAGGGATCAGTTCAGTCAAACTCAGGGCAAGGAGagaattttaaacaaaaaaaaggggaTTTAAATTAGACTCATTCATTTGTATAACTCTCTGAGGATAAGAGGGGATTGCTGGTGAGATAAATAAGGTATATAGAGTTCAGGAGTGAGTGAGTCAGAGACTAGACTACATTCAAAGTGAGAACAAATTATTCAAATAATTGCACTTACATATCATCACTTGACAGCAGAAGGGTGAATTTTTGGCTAAATATCACTTTGAATTGCTCAGTAAGTGATTTGATGATTGCAGCTTTGATTGGAGTTTCCTTTCAGCTCGGACACAATTCAATTTTGTCAATCATGATTTGATTAAGCAACTATTAGGCAACATGTGTTGTGTATCCATGCAAATAAATCGTGCAGTGgattctgtatttgtttctaGTCAAACAAATTACTAGAAAAATTATCAGCACGCCCTGCAGCCACAGAACAGAAATGCTGTACTGCCTAAGGCAGTTTCATACAATAGTCAGTTTCTGCAGTAACTGTGAGACAACATTGCATACTGTTTTATACTGTGTTTTTAGGAAGCTATAATGGCACCAAACCAGGAAAAACCTTGCTGATGCCATAATTATTGCTGAAACCACAATGATTGAATGATTGAATTTTTTGTGAGTCAAACCAACAGAATAATCATAATTTGTAATCAATGCCATTTGCGAATTTTGAACCTCCGTACTTAACACATAAATCTAGATTCCAGTTACTTTTAAAATGGACTTTTAAAGGAAATATACACCATGTTTTAAGTGGATGTCCAGTGTCGATGGTAAATGTAGTCAAACGAAGCAATAAATTATTCACTGCTCGCCCTTTTGACTGAGAAATCTGCTACAGAATCCGTTCTTCTCTCGACAACTGTGGGCTGTTTCAACTTGAATATAATCTCCGTCTGTGGGGACCCAGGGGACCTGCTACCATTCAAAAACATAACTTCTTTGCTTCTCTTCGCTTGAAAGTTAGCTATACTTTCAATAGGAAAAGTGTGACATCCCAGAATATGAGTGCAGAGAATGTTTACAGAGTTTTGGCTGACATTGTGACGTAGTTATTCAAGCCGTAAGTATGAAGTATAATCTCTAAATATGGCTATCTACATGCATCTGCAAAATCTGTAGTATCAGAAGCATTCAGCTGTACATCTCAGAAACCACTGAATACTGTCTGACACCCTTTCCAATTTTTATTAGCTTTTTCTAACTTATCTTCACTCATATGCAGAGATCTTTTTATGGAGACTAGCTAAAGGTGACATTTCAAGTTGCTAATAGGACTCTAGATAACCTTTTCAATGAAATGTACCCACGATGAGTAGAAATTACTGAATTCTGTGTGATACCAGCTGGGTGTGACCCAACTTCAAAAACAGAAGCTGTAAATCTTGCAATGTTTTATGttgattaaaattttaaattttgtagtTTAGTATGTTAAACTTAGTGTTAGCGTATTGTGCAGCTAATAAGACCATCTATTATATTCCCACAGGCTGTGGGACTAATGTTGTAATATTGAAGGACAGTCAAGAGACGCCGTGAGAACATGACATAAATGATGCCAGATCATTAGGCTGAAAGTCTGTAATTGTTTTTTCAGgttgctttttgtgtgtttatacagcAGTACTGGTTTAACAAGCTTTATTGTTAAATGGAAGGCTGTCATGCTagttgcttgtgtgtgtgttctgtgtgtacATTTACCATCAACACTGACTGTACATGAAACATGCTAGAATCAAATTTCTCTTTAAGAAATGACAACACAATTGTGAGGTAACGCTGCTCCAACAGGCTGCATATTAACCTGACATACGAGGATTAACGCTGAAGTTACCCCCTGGAAACTGTCACACCTATGCATTAACAACATAAACTATCACTGGGTTGATGCAGGGTGCAGCTGTCAACCTTCAAGCTGTGACATGTATTCCCAGAGAACCATAATTCcaaaaaatgcaacaacaacaacaaaggacaAATGCCAAAACCTTACAACATGCTAGAACATCAGCACCTGGAATTCCTCTCCTGCATTAACTACTACAACCGTGACTAAAGCGGGCAGTGATCCACCTTCAGCAGGGATTCTGTGGGAGTTCATGGGGAGGATTTCACTTCCGCTACACACAGGCTCAGTTTGAGTTGAGTGGAGATTATACTGAGAACAGATTCTGGGGTTCGTTCCAGCATCACTTTGGAAATGAGATGTGCCAATGTGAGATTGGAGTGAAGTGTCATGGTTTAAAACTGCTGGCTTGTCTGATTCACAGGGGGAATTTCCACAGTTCAGTATTTAGACCACACTGTAAAATAGTAATTATGTGACTCCTCTTGTGGCTTTTACTTCAATGTATTTACATGACCTTTTCCTGCTCTCTTCCTCCATGTGCATGTATTGCtttaatgtacatgttttttacattttggcaacATTTTATTAAGTGCATTAAGAATTAAATTCATGACTCCTCTCTGGTTTTAAAACGCTGCAGCAAAATGTGTAACGGATTCCGGTCTGGTTCACTTATtgaataaaataacatgaaGTGTACCTGTAAGCGCAAGATCCTGCAGCAGTACCACCACAGGTATATCTTACCTTAACATAATCTTTAATAAAGCTTGCTGCCTTGACCCCAGTCTCGACATTGAAACTGATATCCACCTTCACTTCAGTCTCCTGGTCTGTCAGCTTGATGATTGGCacctggaggaagaaaaagaaacatgcatTTGTAAACATAGCAGTCAACTTATCAGCTAAGGACGCTTTTACCAAAACGACCGTGAATAAGAGGGAAAAACATCTATCGTGACTGACAGCCTTTTAGAAGGAATATATAATCCAAAAATGAATATTCAGCCATTAACTACTAATTATCATGTCAGTCAAGACAGCATTGCAGCACGCAGTGGTTAGCATGGTCCTGGGATGACAGTGCTTGCTACAGAGCTACCATACTACTGTGGGATACTGCGGGTAGCAATAAACCCTTCCAGCGTAGGTTCCCACATCACATGGCCCTGTTTTAGCTGCAAAACAGTGGCTTAACTTCAAAAcaatagagaaaaacaaaccaaagtaaTGACTGGACAGGGTAAGTAGTTGATGATCACTTTTCATTTTGGGTTATCTAGAGCTgacaaaatatctgctgttatTGTTACATTATAGTGgccaaacaacaaactgaatatttacagttctaaatgtgtgtatgtgcgtgtgtgtgtgacacctATCATGCAAACAGATGGGAGACACTAACTGAGTATCTTCTTTTCCCCCCTCATATTTCCATGGAGATAAAAGAGTGAAAGAGCAAAGGCTTTATATTTCTAACATTTAAAGTTTATAGGAACTTTTCTAGGATTGTAAAAAGTGCTGCCAAAACTTTGCCTATGTTTATCCTAATTGGTTGAGCTGCAATGTTACACATAAACCTTAAGAAAGACTGAAATCAATGGTCAAACAATTCTGTTGTGCCAGATAattaatcagttcatcagtACACATGGAATGCCACAATAACTATGTCTTTTACATCTAACATAACTAATGTCCTTGATGGAAATCTATTGTTGCAAATTTGTGTATCTTTTTTAAGTACTTGATATGAACACGAAATGACACGCGTCCACAAAGCCTACAGAGCTGAAAAATATGTCCGACTCACTGTAGCCTTGTCCAGCACTTTAATGGAGAAAGGTTCTGCCACATTATGCTTGCGAAGAGCTTGTTCCAACTCCTGAAGCGGGGGACGCTCCCACTTTCCAAACACCACCAGGTCAATATCACTAAAGGCAATAAATAGAAATCAGAATGTTAAAATAGTGAGCAGTAAAACAAACCAGTTATTTAATTCTAATAAATACAAGAGTCTTACCTTGTTGGAAGGTACAGCCCTGTGCTGAAGCTGCCAAATATTTGGacctgaaaaaaatgttgaagaaatatgaaaagaatGACCAAAATAACTGTAGTTAGAAAGTAGCACATATATGCAGCATATAggtaaacacattttcaaattacaATTACCAGCTTGTGCTTGTATGCCTGTGCAAACCAATCAAGTTGCATTTCAGATCTGCATCTGTCCAGACTTATAATATATATGTagaaggaatttaataaaaaggtACAGACTGTATTTTTTGGCAAAATGAAAGTCATTATATTGACATCTGTGATTCCAGTGAGTGATTTCCTGTGATAAACATGCTGACTTCATTTAGAGACTACTTTTACAGGGGGGGTACAGAAgcctgacagagagcttcatgaCATGGtgcaacaatcacctgaagctcagtataGTTAAAACCAACAAGCATCTTGTGGACTACAACGCTTCAAATacggatgttgctgcaaagaagctacaaattcttATACACGGATGCTTCAAACACATCTTCAATGTGGCAAACATGttttatgatgtcacagtgacctttgatcACCAAAATCTAATGTATTTATTCTTGAGTCGAAGTGGATATTGTTGTCAGATGTAATGAAATTCCTTTAAGGCCTTGTGGAGATAGCGTGTTCACGAGAAtggga comes from Scatophagus argus isolate fScaArg1 chromosome 17, fScaArg1.pri, whole genome shotgun sequence and encodes:
- the tent4a gene encoding terminal nucleotidyltransferase 4A isoform X2; translated protein: MDPRVAWIQPEQKGPANALWMHVWETSQGVRTLSAQQQLHNQNHNQCVNYTALDVLKNVATAVASSKSICSSNGNATASLSNGSSHHSIMNGTTNINGTAISSLGIALSNGNVHNSLSTPTTAEPGEGKTLPQKTGSVSSSSSSQESGTDSPPSSCSLERTMCGNVTGNMNKNVGGANLLFSMSDNMDNNVNLYHQHHRHLQEHPAFSLQQICVKRHQVHPSVPVNHTHSHHPGRRKSDNKASTYGMNYLLSNCTNGNYASTWTPWKTRKYSPGVLGLHEEVMDFYNFMSPRPEEAAMRKEVVNRIEMIIRELWPSADVQIFGSFSTGLYLPTSDIDLVVFGKWERPPLQELEQALRKHNVAEPFSIKVLDKATVPIIKLTDQETEVKVDISFNVETGVKAASFIKDYVKRYPVLPYLIFVLKQFLLQRDLNEVFTGGISSYSLILMVISFLQLHPRIDARIPNKNLGVLLIEFFELYGRHFNYLKTGIRIKDGGAYVAKEEIMKAMTNGYRPSMLCIEDPLLPGNDVGRGSYGAMHVKQVLDYAYTVLSHAVSPLARSYPNKDSESTLGRIIRLTQEVIDYREWIIKKWGGRDVARTENRVSPPKEPVSEQEPSVLGGGVGSEEQQRDSVSPHSADSPMSISSPQQHSSASSVSSLSGSDNDSDSTLPCPVPPPALPPYPSFPPLGLALPPGLSMGTGKPGMGGHHLLMPPGSQARVSLPGGLAMHSIPGRQNGAKFNMKGFHNPPLVNNPVLANRGHTHTQYHRNTWRRRKRDSLPVSLSR
- the tent4a gene encoding terminal nucleotidyltransferase 4A isoform X1 codes for the protein MDPRVAWIQPEQKGPANALWMHVWETSQGVRTLSAQQQLHNQNHNQCVNYTALDVLKNVATAVASSKSICSSNGNATASLSNGSSHHSIMNGTTNINGTAISSLGIALSNGNVHNSLSTPTTAEPGEGKTLPQKTGSVSSSSSSQESGTDSPPSSCSLERTMCGNVTGNMNKNVGGANLLFSMSDNMDNNVNLYHQHHRHLQEHPAFSLQQICVKRHQVHPSVPVNHTHSHHPGRRKSDNKASTYGMNYLLSNCTNGNYASTWTPWKTRKYSPGVLGLHEEVMDFYNFMSPRPEEAAMRKEVVNRIEMIIRELWPSADVQIFGSFSTGLYLPTSDIDLVVFGKWERPPLQELEQALRKHNVAEPFSIKVLDKATVPIIKLTDQETEVKVDISFNVETGVKAASFIKDYVKRYPVLPYLIFVLKQFLLQRDLNEVFTGGISSYSLILMVISFLQLHPRIDARIPNKNLGVLLIEFFELYGRHFNYLKTGIRIKDGGAYVAKEEIMKAMTNGYRPSMLCIEDPLLPGNDVGRGSYGAMHVKQVLDYAYTVLSHAVSPLARSYPNKDSESTLGRIIRLTQEVIDYREWIIKKWGGRDVARTENRVSPPKEPVSEQEPSVLGGGVGSEEQQRDSVSPHSADSPMSISSPQQHSSASSVSSLSGSDNDSDSTLPCPVPPPALPPYPSFPPLGLALPPGLSMGTGKPGMGGHHLLMPPGSQARVSLPGGLAMHSIPGRQVCIDTGLPPFFHMPPPAHAHAPAPSSPQPPPSPHSSHTHKNGAKFNMKGFHNPPLVNNPVLANRGHTHTQYHRNTWRRRKRDSLPVSLSR